Proteins encoded by one window of Methanobrevibacter sp.:
- a CDS encoding nicotinamide-nucleotide adenylyltransferase, with product MKKVTRGLLIGRMQPVHNGHIQIIEKTLNYVDEVIIGIGTAQISHELKDPFTAGERIMMMTQALDDADIDPTRYYIIPIEDINRNALWVAQVKMLTPPFSKVYSGNPLVKRLFKEEGYEVYQPELFDREVLSGTEIRDRILNDGDWKSLVPQATIDVIEEIDGVNRIKELNQKELSER from the coding sequence ATGAAGAAAGTGACACGTGGCTTACTTATTGGAAGAATGCAACCTGTTCATAATGGCCATATCCAGATTATAGAAAAGACATTGAATTATGTCGATGAAGTCATAATCGGTATTGGAACCGCTCAAATAAGCCATGAGCTAAAGGATCCATTTACAGCAGGCGAAAGGATTATGATGATGACACAGGCATTGGATGATGCGGATATCGACCCTACCAGATATTACATCATACCTATTGAAGACATCAATAGAAATGCATTGTGGGTAGCTCAAGTCAAGATGCTTACTCCTCCTTTCTCTAAAGTCTATAGCGGCAACCCTCTTGTAAAACGATTGTTCAAGGAAGAGGGCTATGAAGTCTATCAGCCTGAACTCTTTGACAGGGAAGTCCTGTCCGGAACAGAAATCAGAGATAGGATATTGAATGATGGAGATTGGAAATCCCTTGTTCCTCAAGCTACAATAGATGTGATTGAAGAGATTGACGGAGTCAATAGAATCAAGGAATTGAATCAGAAGGAATT
- the cofH gene encoding 5-amino-6-(D-ribitylamino)uracil--L-tyrosine 4-hydroxyphenyl transferase CofH yields MYDRINVASKTKRILDSAFDEPISVEDGNYLMNLKGSEIYPLLAAADAVREEIVGDKVTFINNCNINFTNICHVRCGFCAFGKDPDDPDAYLLDDEGILNKAEGGYRDGAREFTLMGGVLEDATIEYYEHLLKLLKSHYPDVEIHGFSPTMIRDAALNSEMAVDDAFKVLKKAGLDTLPGTAAEILTDRSREIICPKKVKTQEWIDIIKIAQEVGITGSATMMYGHVETLEERVEHLDILRQIQLDTGGFNEFIPMTFMHEYSPIFLEGQRDLGATGTQDLKLYAVARLMFGDIIPNIQVSWVKMGFRFAQVSLLAGANDLGGTLGGDELSEASGAPDGVNASIRDLTKLVNDLGRVPLERNSTYTEFYPIEL; encoded by the coding sequence ATGTACGATAGAATTAATGTGGCATCAAAAACTAAAAGGATTTTAGATAGCGCTTTTGATGAGCCTATTTCAGTTGAAGATGGAAATTACCTGATGAACCTAAAGGGTTCAGAAATCTATCCACTTTTAGCTGCAGCAGATGCAGTCCGGGAAGAGATTGTCGGGGATAAGGTCACTTTCATCAATAACTGCAATATCAATTTCACAAACATCTGCCATGTTCGCTGTGGATTCTGCGCTTTTGGAAAGGATCCTGACGACCCTGACGCTTATTTGCTGGATGATGAAGGAATTTTAAATAAGGCTGAAGGAGGCTATCGTGACGGTGCCCGTGAATTTACCTTGATGGGAGGAGTGCTTGAAGATGCTACAATTGAATATTATGAGCATCTTTTGAAACTGCTCAAATCACATTATCCAGATGTGGAGATTCATGGTTTTTCACCTACAATGATTAGGGATGCTGCATTAAACAGTGAAATGGCTGTGGATGATGCCTTTAAGGTATTGAAGAAGGCAGGTTTGGACACATTGCCTGGAACTGCAGCTGAAATCCTGACAGACAGGTCAAGAGAGATAATCTGTCCTAAGAAAGTCAAGACACAGGAATGGATTGACATTATCAAGATTGCTCAGGAAGTGGGCATTACAGGCTCTGCAACCATGATGTATGGCCATGTTGAGACTTTGGAAGAGAGAGTGGAGCATTTGGACATACTTAGACAAATTCAGCTTGATACAGGCGGATTCAATGAATTCATTCCTATGACATTCATGCATGAATACTCCCCTATATTCCTTGAGGGACAAAGGGATTTGGGAGCTACCGGCACTCAAGATCTTAAGCTTTATGCAGTTGCAAGATTGATGTTCGGGGACATCATTCCGAACATTCAGGTCTCTTGGGTTAAGATGGGATTCAGATTTGCTCAAGTCTCACTGTTGGCCGGTGCCAATGACTTAGGCGGAACTTTAGGTGGAGATGAATTGTCTGAAGCTTCTGGAGCTCCAGATGGTGTAAATGCAAGCATCAGAGACCTAACTAAATTGGTCAATGACTTGGGAAGAGTTCCATTAGAGAGAAACTCCACTTACACTGAGTTTTATCCTATTGAATTATAA